The nucleotide window CGCTTCAACGGTTTTTTTGCGACAAGGATCAATGGAAGCGCCTCTCAAGGGTATAGCTCAGGCCAAGCCATGACCGCTATGGAAGAAGTTGCAAGGGAGGTTTTGCCTCAAGGGTTTACTTTTTCTTGGGGCGGCGAATCCTATCAGGAAAAGACAACCGGCGGAACAACTTACCAGACTATGCTTGGAGGCCTTCTCGTTGTCTATCTAATTTTGTCAGCACTTTATGAACGATGGTCTTACCCGCTCGTTATTATAATTGGCGTTCCCTTTGGAATTTTAGGGGCAATTTTAGCTATTTGGCTTCGCGGGATTTCTAATGACGTTTATTTTCAGGTGGGACTTGTCACCCTCATCGCCCTTGTAGCTAAAAACGCGATCCTCATTGTTGAATTTGCCCTAATGAGACGAAAAGAAGGAAAGAAAATATTTGATTCGACAATCGATGCCGCCGGAATGCGTTTTAGAGCCATTTTAATGACCTCTCTAACGTTTATTTTAGGGGTTTGGCCTCTTGTTGTCAGTCAAGGCGCCGGCGCCATGAGCCGCCATTCTGTTGGGACAGGTGTTATGGGGGGAATGATTGTCGCCACTTTTTTTGGAGTTTTGTTTACTCCCCTCTTTTATAAGCTAATTGCGCAAATGACGGAAAAAGATAATGAGAATTAATATAAGCTCCTTATTTTATTTGTTATTCCTGGCTTTTTTTTTAACGTCTTGTTTCCCAAGATCGTATTGTCCTCCAAAGTGCTTTGAAATGCCTGAAAATTGGAAGGAAGAGGAGGTCGATAATGATGAAGCGATTAATTTAACCTGGTGGGATCTTTTTGAAGACCCCGTTTTAAGCGGCTATATCAATGAAGCTTTAGCTTATAATCAAGATTTAAAAGAAGCTGTGGCCCGTGTAAAAGAATTTTTCGGTAAAATGATTGTTGCTAGAGCCCCTCTCTATCCTCAGGTTTCCTTTAACGGCTCGGCGACCAAACAAGAAATTTCAATCGCTTCTGAATTTTTATCCCAGGACATCAACCCTGATGTTACGCCTGTCGCTTCTTTTGAAAGAATCTTTGACACCTTCCAAATTTACTTATCCGCCTCCTATCAACTTGATATCTGGGGAAAGCTTGAGAGTCATGCCAAAGCATCTTTTTATGATCTTTTACGGGAAAATGAAGTGAAAAGGACTGTATTGATCACGGTTGTGACCTCTGTTGCATCATCCTACATTCACCTAAGACAGCTAGATGAACAAGTAGCCATAGCTATGAAAACCTTCGAATCTAGAAAAGAATCCTTCCGCCTTGCCACCCTTCGCTTTGAAGGCGGTCTTACCTCGGAGCTTGAAGTCAAGCAATCGGAATCTGAAGTTGAATCGGCAGAAGCAAGCTTAATTGCCCTTCAAATTGATCAAGCAAGAGAAGAGAATCTATTAAGCATATTAATTGGAAGACCGCCGGATCATCTGCAAAGAGGTTTTAGGCTATCTGAACTATCCAAACCCTTCGATATCCCTGTCGGTTTGCCTTGCGAGCTTATCAGATCAAGACCGGACATAAGAGCTGCTGAAAATGCCCTTCGCGTGGCTAATTTGGAAGTTGATGTAGCAAGACTTGCTTTTATGCCGGGTTTTGCACTAACCGGGTTATTTGGCTTTGAAAGCTCTCAACTTAAAGATCTAATCACAGCGCCTGCCAGGTTTTGGGAGTATGGGATAGCTCTGATACAACCTGTTTTTTCAGGGAAGGAGCTGAGCGGAAAACTTTATGAAGCCAGGTCGATATTTCTTGAAACCTGCTTTCACTACTATCAAACAATATTAATTGGATTAAAAGAAGTGGAAGATGCGCTTGTCAGCCATCGAAAATTTATTGAGCTGACGAATGTGCAAAAACAAAGAGTCAAAGTTTTAGGCGAATATCTAGCTCTTGCAAGGCTTCGCTATGAAGAAGGCCAGACTGATTACCTCAACGTCTTAGATGCCGAGCGTCAACTTTTTTCTGCAGAACTGGAATACGTCTCTGCTGAAAGCAATCAATTCCTATCCCTCATCAATCTCTATAAAGCCCTTGGTGGCGGCTGGGTGATTGATGCCGAGCGTAAAATGCTTCCTTTGTGCAACTAATAAGCATCTTATTAATTTAAATTATTTTATTTATTTAATAAGATTTTTTGAAGACATTTATAAAAAACGAACATTTAATTTAACTTTAATTAATTTAAAAGAAATAGAATCAATAAATTAATCATTATTTAGATTTTTATTTATTATCGACACGGAGGTCGAAATGTCATCTATTCAAAGTAATCACCGTTTAGCCACTTTAGGCCGCGATCATTATCTCATTACACCTCAAAACGGTGTCCTTCAATTGCATGGGTTCAAATCCGCTTTCGCAAAAGAACTCTCAGACAAGCTAATGGACCCCGAGCGCGGAGCTTTTATTGCGCAAAAATTTGAAGAGATTATCCTTTCGAAGGCTCTCCTTTCTTATAATGCTGACACACTCCATGAATGGAAAGAAGCTTTAAAATACTATGCTTCTCTTCTTGGCAATGATTCCGATTACATGGAAAAAACGTTTAAAGAAAAATCGCACCCGCTTGTTCAGACCTTCATACAAAATTCCCCTGAAGTTGCAAAAGCCTTTTTTGACGCGATAGCTGAGCGTGAAATTGCGCTTAATGCTTCCATGGGCAATAAATCCAAGGAAGTGGTTATTCTCACTTCATCTTCAGGCGGCGGACATATTACAACCGCTAATGCCGTTAAAGAAATGGTCGAAAAAAAGGGCTTTAAAGCCGTTATTTTAAACCAGGATGAATTAGATAAAGAAAATGACCCTTTATTAAAAGCCGGCGTAACCTATAAGGGCGAGCCGATCACTATGGCAGAAGTTTATAACCGCGTATTCCAGCAGGACAATAATCTAGAAGAAGCCAATAAACTATGGGGCCTTGGCAATGAAATTGCAGCTTTCGTTCCGAGCCGTCAGATGGAAAATGTGGCTAAAAGGATCAGAGCGATTAACCCCGCTATGATTTTATCTGTAGCGACCCACCACCAAGAGCACGCCTCTTTAGCTAATATGACAGGTATCAAACTCAATTACGTCCACACGGACTTTGATTTTAATAATGCCCTATTGCCAATTGTTGACAAAGTGGATGCGCAGAGGATTAACTTTTGGGTCAATAGCAATGATGACCAGATACTGGAAGGAAAAAAACTCGGCAGCTACGAGGTACCTTTAAAGCCTTTGAAGGAAAGAAACATCATCAAAGTTTGCGGCTATCCGGTAAGGCCAAGTTTCGTAAGGGAAGAGGACCCGGGAAAGATTGCTGAAATTAAAGGCAAAAAAGGAATCGATCCAAATAGAAAAGTCGCGCTCCTTTCCATGGGACGACAAGGGATTAAAGAACACATTCTTAAGTACCTTAACTTGCTATTAAAGGAAAAAGACAAATTGACATCGCCTCTTGAACTTGTTGTTATTGCAGGGAAAAACGAAGAGCTTAAAAAAGAACTCGATGAGTTTATCAAAAGCCATGACTCCGAATTAAAAGACCGTTTGCACATAAAAGTAGAAGGGTTTGTGGATGAAAAAGACATGGCCGATTATTACAAAATAGCTTCTGTGATCAACTCAAAACCTGGGGGAGCAGCTTCCGCTGAATGCGCGGAAATGGGTCTTCCAATGCTTGCTGTTGACCCGCATCCATGGGAAGTGCCGAACTTAAAATACCTTGAACGACATGGTTTAGCTGAAGCTCTCAGAAGTGAAGACAGTTATGTTGAGCAATTAAATGGCTTGATTGAAAAAAAAGAGAAAGGAATCTCTTTTAAGGCCATGCCTTGGAAAGAAGCTCTTTCATCGCTTATCGATCAAGACCTGCCAAAAGCTGCTGTTAAAGCTAAGCAAGTTGTAAAAGCTAAATCTCCAAATCAAAGCCAAAGGGTGGCTTTTCAAGCGCTTATGCAGCTTATTGCAAAGATGCAGCAGGAGATTTATACCACTCTTTATTCGGCCCCAGAAAAGCTATTTAATATGCACCCAACGCTATTTCTGAAAGTCTAAATCTTCTTTTCTATAGAAGGTTTTTTTAAAACCTTCTATAGATTTTCTTGCCATCTTTTCCAAAGAAAAAGCGATAAAGGAACATAATTTTCCTTATGCTGTAGAATATGCTCAAAAACCTCTTCCTTGCTAAGCCAAAGCAGCTTTTCATATTCTTTATCAGGTTCCCACTTTTCTACGTTGGATAGTTCAGGTTTTAAAAAAATGAGTCCGCAAAATTCAAAAATGTCTCTTTTGGTGTCATGAACCAAAATCCACCTATCAATATACTTTACATGATCTTTTGAAATTTCAGTCTCTTCCACAAGCTCTTTTAGAAGAGCTTTCTCAAAATCAATCCTTCCGTTTTCTTTTATGGCGCTAAAATCGACAGTGCCGGAAGGGGCAAATTCGTAGTAGGACGGATAGGTTGAAAGGTGGGTCGCTCTTTTACCTATGAGAACTTTTTTATTCGAAACAGTAAGTCCGCTTACACTAACCGGTCTAATATGAAGCAAGTGTCTTAGCTTCTCATCATGGTTTTGAGCTAAAAGAAACTTATACTCAGTTGTAGCAAGGGTAATTTGAGATAGATTGGCAGAGATAAACTGCAAAATCTTGCCGTTAAATAAATGACCTTCCCTTTTTTGGAATTCTTCCTGCCAAATCGCTTCCACCCTTAGAAGAGCTGACTCTGGAAAGCTAAGCTCTTCATTTTCAACAATTGCCTCAAAAGGACCAGGAAGAACATAAATTTCAAATTCAGCCATAATTTTCCTGAAAAAAAAGTAAAGCCTCTTTCCACCGATTAAAAAAAAGGGGCGGGCGGCTTAAACTAATACTAGCTTTTTCAAGAAAAATCAACCAGACCTGAATGTCGGCTTTATCAGCAGAAAGAGCTCCAAGCAAAGAATCCTCGATAGCAATGGTTTCGCTTGGATTTAAATTCATTAGCCTTAACGTATTAATATAAATATCCGGGTTAGGCTTACTTTTTTTAACACTCTCCCCGCTAACAACCAAGTCGAAAAGGGCAAAATCAGGATGGGAGGATAGAAAGCTGTCTAAAATTTTATTTGGAGCTGAGCTTACAAGAGCTAATTTTAAACCCTTTTTTTTTAAAGCCTGCAGGAACTCCAAAGCTCCCTCATGAGGCTTTAATTCCTTATATCTTTCAATGAGATCCGTTTCATACTCAAGGTATAAATTTTCAAGGGTTTCTTCCATAGAATATTTATTTTTAAGGATTAGCAAAATCTCCTTTAAAGAAGGCCCCTTTAGCTCATTAAACTCATCAAGGCTTGGTCTGAGTTTTCTTTTTTTTAAAAAGGAATCATAGGCGTCATAAAGAAGGGGCAGACTGTTCGCAACCGTCCCGTCAAAATCTAAGAGAAATGCTTTAAGGTTAGAAGTCCCCATGCCGTATGCCGTCTCCTATCCGGATCTCTCTTTTAGCTTTTTTCCCCTCTAGTTTTTCAAGGAAACGAGGGTGGATCCCTTGAGGCTTATTTCCGGGTCTAAGAATAGCAATATTTTCCCCTTCTTTAAAAAGGCTTCCCTGAGCGATATTTTGAATCGCTTGAATGCCTCTTTTTGCAAAACGTCTTAGCTCTTCTTCAGAAGGATGAATGCTTTTATAGCCGCTCCCCTTCATTTTTTCAGCTTCCCTTATGGCTTGGACCATCGACTTCAATTCGATTGGATTTAAAGAAAAGGCATGGTCCGGACCTTTAAGGGTTTTATCCAAAGTAAAATGCTTCTCAATCACTTTTCCGCCAAGAGAAACGGCCATGACGGGCGCTAGAATCGGGTGTAAGCTATGATCAGAAAGCCCTGCATCCACTTTAAAACGTTTTTTCAACCATGTAATCGCAGATAAATTCATGCTGTCGCTTGGAGCCGGGTAGGAAGCTGTGCATTGCAAAAGCGTCAGATGGCTTCCTTTATAAGAGAAAAATAAGCGAACCGCCCAGGCGATTTCTTCTTCTGTTGCAGCACCGGTTGATAGAATAAGCGGTTTATGCGATTCTGCAGCTAATTGAATCAAATGGGGATGGCCTATCTCATAGGAAGCTATTTTATGCCGTTTGACAAAAGGGTCTATGGCTTTAAAATCTTCAATAGAAAAAGGGGTCGACATCCATTCTATGTTCATGCTTTTTGCATAACCGGAAAGCGTCTCTATCATTTCATAAGGCATTGAAAGTTCATCAAATAGGTCTTGAATATCGGCAACGACCCCCGACTTTGATAGGTATTTACTTTTTCCGGCATTTTCGACATAAGTTGTTTTTGATCTAAACGTTTGAAATTTAACAGCATTGGCACCAGACTCTCTTGCGGTTTCAATCATTTTTTTAGCGGTTTCAAGATTCTCTTTTGAAGAGCCGACCTTCCAGTTAGAACCAGCTTCTGCTATAATAAAGACAGGGTCTCCGTGAATTTTAGATAAGCGAAAAACAAATTGTCGCACCGGAACAATTTCACTTGTATCTTCAATAAATTTATTTTTTTCTTCTAATTCTTCATAGCCTGCTTTTAAAAAGGCTTTTGCGGACCTTAAATTTTCTTTTTTAACCTCAGCTACAATCTCATTAAAGCCTGTATTTTGTATCCAAGGGATAATCTCAACCAAAGCTCTTGTCCCAATGCCATACCCTCTAAATTTAGGGGCGATTACAATGGAAATTTCAATCGCTTTTGAATTCTTGGCTAATAGCCCCTCGCATCTTTTAAAAGAGATAAAACCTGCATATTCACCGTCGATAGAAATGAAAAGAGGAGGCAATTCAGGGAGGGTAAAGTACTCTTTAAATTCATTTTTAAAATCGGATTTTTCTTTCTTTTCCTGATGAAAAGACATTCTGAGAGCTTCATCATCATTTCTTAAGAGAAAAACGGCATCCCGATGCTCCTCAATCGGTCTTACAATTTCAAAATGAACCTTTTTATCCATTAACCGATTTCCTTTTGCCGGATGTGTTGATTGATAAGCAGCCAATCAGGATTTGCGGCGAGCAAATAAATGATATCTTCCAGTCGAAAATGAGGCTTCACCGGATAAAGCGCTTCAATAATTTTCGTGACAAGACGAAGGTCTTCTTTAGTATCTACTGTTAAACGAAGATAAGAATAGTCAACGGGGTTAATAACATTTTTAATCGTAAATTCGCTTGGGTGTCTAAGCATGCCAAGAGTAACATGCTCTTTCTCTTCAATAGATGCGCCAAGGCTTGACTTTTCAAGAGCTTCAAAAGAAAAAACCTCAACATCAAGCCCCCTTGGAAAAGACCTCGTCAAAGTATTTGAGATAAAATCAAAGGGAGGATTGACATTTAAAAAAAGAGAGACAATTTTATCGACAATCTCAGGATCAATTAAGGGACAGTCGGATGTGATTCTCACAATAACATCTACACCAAAGGCTCTAGCCGCTTTTAAATAGCGATCCAAAACATTTTCCTCGCTTCCGATAAAATAGGGAATTTTCTCGGCTTTACAAAAGTCGACAATCGCCCTATCCTTTGGATTTTCAGTGGTTGCTATAATGATTTGGGATAAAGTTTTAGCTTCCTTTAATCTTGAAACAACATAGAAAAGAAGAGGGTTATCCAAAATAGGAAGCATTACTTTTTGAGGAAGTCTTGTCGAACCCATACGCGCTTGAACAATAGCTGCGACTTTTTGTTTTTCCATTTTTAATCCAAGTGAGTGTAACACGGGAAGGCAAGCTTTCCAAAACTTTTAGAAAAACACAGGAATGAGAGCAAAATCAAGAAAAAAATTTTTTGAAAAAAATGCCTTGCAGCAAAGGCACTAGCCAGGGGGGCTTTTACCAAATCGCTTTAATCAAACGATGTTTTCCGTTTGCATAAAGCAATAAAAACTGCTGCAAGGCAAGTGTTTAAGAGGGGATAACCATTGTCTTTTTAGGTCTTGGTTTTCCAAGCTCAGCCATTGTTTTACGCTTCCACCCTTCGGCAGTTAACAAGCGTCCCTTTTTAGCTTCATCTTTAGATTTAGGCTTTTCTGACTTCGTTATCGTTTTTGAAGCAGCACTTTTCTTAATGACTTTTTGGGCAGCTGACGGTTTTTTAGATTCTTTTGAATCGGATAAACCGGAAGATTTGCTCATTTGCTTTTTTACAGCCATTCTTCCTCTCCTCCTTGAGTTTTTAGAAGCTTCCTAAGAAGAAACTTCACCTTTTACTTTTCTTTAAGCAAAGAATGTGCCAATAATAAGTATTCATCTATTTTTTTTAAATAACTTAGTTTGTTT belongs to Criblamydia sequanensis CRIB-18 and includes:
- a CDS encoding HAD family hydrolase encodes the protein MGTSNLKAFLLDFDGTVANSLPLLYDAYDSFLKKRKLRPSLDEFNELKGPSLKEILLILKNKYSMEETLENLYLEYETDLIERYKELKPHEGALEFLQALKKKGLKLALVSSAPNKILDSFLSSHPDFALFDLVVSGESVKKSKPNPDIYINTLRLMNLNPSETIAIEDSLLGALSADKADIQVWLIFLEKASISLSRPPLFFNRWKEALLFFQENYG
- a CDS encoding efflux transporter outer membrane subunit — its product is MPENWKEEEVDNDEAINLTWWDLFEDPVLSGYINEALAYNQDLKEAVARVKEFFGKMIVARAPLYPQVSFNGSATKQEISIASEFLSQDINPDVTPVASFERIFDTFQIYLSASYQLDIWGKLESHAKASFYDLLRENEVKRTVLITVVTSVASSYIHLRQLDEQVAIAMKTFESRKESFRLATLRFEGGLTSELEVKQSESEVESAEASLIALQIDQAREENLLSILIGRPPDHLQRGFRLSELSKPFDIPVGLPCELIRSRPDIRAAENALRVANLEVDVARLAFMPGFALTGLFGFESSQLKDLITAPARFWEYGIALIQPVFSGKELSGKLYEARSIFLETCFHYYQTILIGLKEVEDALVSHRKFIELTNVQKQRVKVLGEYLALARLRYEEGQTDYLNVLDAERQLFSAELEYVSAESNQFLSLINLYKALGGGWVIDAERKMLPLCN
- a CDS encoding NUDIX domain-containing protein produces the protein MAEFEIYVLPGPFEAIVENEELSFPESALLRVEAIWQEEFQKREGHLFNGKILQFISANLSQITLATTEYKFLLAQNHDEKLRHLLHIRPVSVSGLTVSNKKVLIGKRATHLSTYPSYYEFAPSGTVDFSAIKENGRIDFEKALLKELVEETEISKDHVKYIDRWILVHDTKRDIFEFCGLIFLKPELSNVEKWEPDKEYEKLLWLSKEEVFEHILQHKENYVPLSLFLWKRWQENL
- a CDS encoding cytidylyltransferase domain-containing protein, translated to MEKQKVAAIVQARMGSTRLPQKVMLPILDNPLLFYVVSRLKEAKTLSQIIIATTENPKDRAIVDFCKAEKIPYFIGSEENVLDRYLKAARAFGVDVIVRITSDCPLIDPEIVDKIVSLFLNVNPPFDFISNTLTRSFPRGLDVEVFSFEALEKSSLGASIEEKEHVTLGMLRHPSEFTIKNVINPVDYSYLRLTVDTKEDLRLVTKIIEALYPVKPHFRLEDIIYLLAANPDWLLINQHIRQKEIG
- a CDS encoding GNAT family N-acetyltransferase, which produces MDKKVHFEIVRPIEEHRDAVFLLRNDDEALRMSFHQEKKEKSDFKNEFKEYFTLPELPPLFISIDGEYAGFISFKRCEGLLAKNSKAIEISIVIAPKFRGYGIGTRALVEIIPWIQNTGFNEIVAEVKKENLRSAKAFLKAGYEELEEKNKFIEDTSEIVPVRQFVFRLSKIHGDPVFIIAEAGSNWKVGSSKENLETAKKMIETARESGANAVKFQTFRSKTTYVENAGKSKYLSKSGVVADIQDLFDELSMPYEMIETLSGYAKSMNIEWMSTPFSIEDFKAIDPFVKRHKIASYEIGHPHLIQLAAESHKPLILSTGAATEEEIAWAVRLFFSYKGSHLTLLQCTASYPAPSDSMNLSAITWLKKRFKVDAGLSDHSLHPILAPVMAVSLGGKVIEKHFTLDKTLKGPDHAFSLNPIELKSMVQAIREAEKMKGSGYKSIHPSEEELRRFAKRGIQAIQNIAQGSLFKEGENIAILRPGNKPQGIHPRFLEKLEGKKAKREIRIGDGIRHGDF